GTTTTTCTTTCTCATGCTCATCTTGACCATTCTGGATACATTTCCTTCTTAAAACCGGATATTCCCATTTTTTGCAGTCCCATGACTGCTTTTTTGGCCAAAGCTATCCAGGATAGCGGGAAGACGGATTTTGAAAGTGAAGTCTCCTATCTTATTCCGAGAAAATGTGAGGATAGTTGCATAAAATCAACAAATTACAGACAAGAGTTATCGAAGCAAAGGCCGTTTAAACTACTTTATGGGGACGAGCTCTCTCTCAAGGCAAGAACTTTTTGGGAAACAACCCCGGGAAGTAGAGAGCTCGATTATATACCTCTTGAGTTTAAAAATTGCATTAAGAATCTAAATGTGCGGGGATTTCCGGTTGACCACTCGCTTTGGGGGGCTACCGCTATTGCGGTTGAAACTTCTGCCGGTTGGATAGTTTATACCGGGGATTTGCGGCTACACGGAACAAGGGGTCATACTACCCGCGAATTTATGGAAAAGATGGCTGAGCTTAAACCGCTTGTCCTCATCTGCGAAGGGACAAATGCCGTGCCTACCGGCAGGCAGGCCGGTGAAGATGTTATGACTTCCGAGGAAGAAATCTATAAAAATAGCTTAGAGGCAGTAAAAAGGACGAAAAATTTGGTGATTGCAGACTTCGGTCCGCGCAATATTGAGCGTCTTTTAACTTTTCGAAAGGTGGCAGAAGAAACAGAGAGGAAGCTTGTTTTGCTCGCCAAAGATGTTTATTTGTTGGAATCAATGCGGCTTATTGACCCTAGCATTAAAGGTTTTTCTACCGATACTGTTTGTTGTTTATATGACAAAATTAAAGGAAGTATCAACAAGTGGGAGCGGGGGATACTTGAAAAATTTTCAGACAAATTAGTTGGTCCCAAGGATATCAGGCAAAATCAAGATGATTATATTATGTGCATGAGTTTTTGGGATATAAACGAGCTTCCGGACCTTATGCCAAAAGAAGGAAGTATCTATATCTATTCAACCTGCGAGGCTTTTAATGAGGAGATGGCCATAAGCTTTGATAGACTAAGAAATTGGTTAGATTATTTCAACTTAACTCTGGTTGGAGATCCGGAAAAAAATGAGAAGGGATTTCATGCCTCCGGCCATATCATCGGGCCCCAACTGCTTGAACTTATCAGAACAATAAACCCCAGATATTTAATTCCCGTTCACACCGAAAAACCTGAGTTTTTTCAGAAAAATCTAAAAGGTGAAATGGAGGTAATTCTTCCTTCTTATGGTAAGCCCATTTTGGTTGGTTGACCTTGCTAAGATTGAATAATGATATAAAAGCCCGATTATTTGTGGATAAGTTAGATTGGGAGGTTGCCTGGTTGTTCGGCTAACGTCTTACGGCTGGGTGTAAATTAATATTTTGTGGAGAACAACCCTTATTTTAATATAAAACGGAGGGGCAACAAGGGAATAGGCAGAATAATTTTTTAACGTTAAAAGGGATAAAAAAATTTGGATATTAAGGACAAAAAAGGCTCACTGGTCAAGGTAACCGTTAGTCTTGGGGTTGCACAACTTGACGAGTTTGAGAAGGTATTGAGCAGTTGGTGAAAAGGGCTGATGATGCTCTCTATAAGGCGAAAGCCGAAGGCCGGAGTAGGGTTTGCAAAGCAGAAAATTAATAAAGAATAAGTTTAAAGCTACGTTCTTACAAAAAATAAAAAGCCCCCCGAAACGGGGGGCTTTAATTTGCCAGATACTTAATATATAAATTTATATAAATTTGTGCCTGGTCTTACGACAAACTTAGTTAAGCTTTAACTACGTTTGCAGCTTGAGGTTTCCCGTTGTTTCCCTCTACGATATCGAATTCTACTTTGTCTCCTTCGTAAAGAACTTTGAAACCATCAGCTTGGATAGCAGAAAAGTGTACAAAAATATCATCTCCGCCATCGTGTTCAATGAAGCCGTAACCTTTTTTCTCATTGAACCATTTTATTGTGCCTTCAACCATTACTTAAACCTCCTAAAATTAAACATTACTGACATAGGTTAAATGCAATGATTCAAAAAGTCAATAAAAAAATCAATATTAATTTTAAATTAACTGCTTATTGAGCAATAGCAATCTTCTTTGTGACCTCATTAACAATATTATAATAGAGTTACTTGCCTTTTTATTTTCTTAGTTTTTTCCTCGTTTGTGAAGTCAATATTTTAAGAGCATCGGTTCGTAAAACAAATGCGTCTATCATACATTGCCGCTTTAACTTATGAATTGTCCGGGAGGCAGCTGTTTGTTCTAAATCCTTATCCAATACGAGAGGGTCAAATGAACTCTAAAAACATAAAAAAATGATTCTATGATTGCAACTTTATCTATCTATCATTAATTTACCATCACAATTTTACCTAAAGAATCTCTTTGTAATCGTCGATAAATAAACAAGAGAAATATTTAGGTGATAAACGTGAAGAAATATCGTCTTTTGAAAGCTTGGTGCCATATTATTTTGGTGCCATTGATACTGTATCTTCTTTTATCCTGGGCATTCTCTCTTACCCTTGAAAGCCCCGATTTTTTAATAGCCAAGATGCGCGAGCACCAAATAGCTGAAGAAATCACTCCGCTTTTACCGGGAATTTTGGGCAAAAATGACCCCGCAATAAGCAAAATGAGCTTCGACGTT
The Candidatus Oleimmundimicrobium sp. genome window above contains:
- a CDS encoding cold-shock protein, translated to MVEGTIKWFNEKKGYGFIEHDGGDDIFVHFSAIQADGFKVLYEGDKVEFDIVEGNNGKPQAANVVKA
- a CDS encoding MBL fold metallo-hydrolase RNA specificity domain-containing protein; this translates as VFLSHAHLDHSGYISFLKPDIPIFCSPMTAFLAKAIQDSGKTDFESEVSYLIPRKCEDSCIKSTNYRQELSKQRPFKLLYGDELSLKARTFWETTPGSRELDYIPLEFKNCIKNLNVRGFPVDHSLWGATAIAVETSAGWIVYTGDLRLHGTRGHTTREFMEKMAELKPLVLICEGTNAVPTGRQAGEDVMTSEEEIYKNSLEAVKRTKNLVIADFGPRNIERLLTFRKVAEETERKLVLLAKDVYLLESMRLIDPSIKGFSTDTVCCLYDKIKGSINKWERGILEKFSDKLVGPKDIRQNQDDYIMCMSFWDINELPDLMPKEGSIYIYSTCEAFNEEMAISFDRLRNWLDYFNLTLVGDPEKNEKGFHASGHIIGPQLLELIRTINPRYLIPVHTEKPEFFQKNLKGEMEVILPSYGKPILVG